CTGTCCGAGATCGCCTACTCCTGCGCATCCACGGCGGTGGTCATGTCGGTCCACAACTCCATTGTCTGTGAAAGCATATTGCGTTTCGGTACCGAAGAACAGAAAAAGAAGTATCTGACGAAGCTGACCGCCGGCAAGATGATCGGCGCTTTTGGCTTGACCGAGCCGGAAGCGGGCTCCGATCCCGTCAGCCAGACTACGACAGCCATTCGTGACGGGGATTTTTATATTATCAACGGGACCAAACGGTTCACCACCACCGGCAAAAATTCCCATTTGGTCATTGTCACCGCCAAAACCGATGATGCCCAGCGGCACCGGGGTATCAGCGCCTTCATTCTCGAAAAGGGTCTGCCGGGGTTCAAGGTCGGCCACATGGAGGACAAAATGGGACTCCGGGCCTCCGACACCACCGACCTGATCTTCGACAATTGCCGCGTGCCGGCTGAAAATCTGCTGGGACAGGAAGGCGACGGCTTCAAACTGGCCATGACCGCCCTGGACAGCGGCCGCATTGGCATTGCGGCCCAGAGCATCGGCGTGGCCCAGGCGGCCCTTGACGCCGCCATCCGCTATGCCAAGGAGCGTTCCCAGTTCGGCCAGAAAATCGTCAAGTTCCAGGGGCTGCGCTGGATGATCGCCGACATGGCCACCGAGCTCGAAGCCGCCCGACAGCTGACCATGTCGGCCGCGGCAATGAAAGATCAAAAGACCCGCTTCACGCGACAGGCCTCCATGGCCAAGCTCTTTGCCTCGGAAATGGTCAACCGGGTCACCGGCAAGGCCATCCAGATTCACGGAGGGTATGGATTTACCAAGGATTACGATGTCGAACGCTATTACCGGGATGCCCGGGTCTTCACGATTTACGAGGGCACCTCGGAAATACAGCGGGTGGTCATCAGCAACCAACTCCTCAAGGACACGCGTTCGCCCTGAAAGAGCGGCGGCCGACCCTCTACCGGCTTGCGATTGCGGGGGCGCATGCCAGTAGGCGCCCCTGGTGGATACCGCATACGACCTTTAATCCAATACCATAACGGCTCTTTTATCGAAGAGGACATAACGTCATGATCAGAACCGAAATCTCCCTTTTTCTAAAAAACGCACCCGGCGAACTGGCCAAGCTCTCCGCCCTTTTCGCCGAGGCAGGCATCAATATTGACGCCATCACCATTCAGGACGCCTCCAGCTATGTGCAGGAGCTATTCAAGGCCCGGGGCAAATCCCTCAATCGTATCGCTTCGGCGGCGAGCTACAACTCCATGCGCAAGGATTCCGCTGAATTCGCGCTCATTCGGATGCTGCCGGCCGACGGCAAAATCAATGCGGCCATTGACCTGCTCAGCCGCAACGACTTCATTTTTGACATGCTTCCGGTGATCGCTTTGGAACTGTCCAACCAGCCCGGCGCACTGGCCGAGGTGACGGCCAAATTCGGCGAAGCGGGCATCAACATCAACTACGTTTATGGTTCGGTGTCATCGCCGGAGGAAAAATGTCTTTTTATCTTCTCGCCGGAAGACATCGATCTTGCCGCCAAGATATTCGCATAGGATTAAGACCTGAATTTTGCACGCATACGGCCGTAACGGCTCATGCCCGCTAAATTCTCGAGATGGATCAAATCTACCGCGCTCGTCCTCAGGCCGCCGTCAGTACCAATAAAGAGAGCGACCTGAAGTAGAACTGCCCGACAGAATGCGTCGTATGTATTTATAATGAATCATCATATTTCCATGCAAGAAATTTTGTGCATTAACAACAGATCTACCCGCCAGGTGCCTGGAGTATACCGCCAGCCCATGGCCTGGGCTTGAACCTTTTTTCGTCAATGTATTTCAGGAAAGACATCAATGCCGGCGTTCGGCTGTCATGGATAGAATAACGAACCTTATCTCTATTTGAAGCCGTAACCACCTTGGCCGCGATCATTAACAGGCGCAACCGCGCAATGCGCACCGTGTTGGTTTGGATGCCTTCAAATCCATGGCCTCCGGCCGCTTGTCTGGGGTATGCGCTCTGCTCGGCCAATATCTTCAAATAGCGCCAGATATTGTAGGCCAGCATGACGATTTGGAAATAGGCATAGTTGTTTTTAAAGCGAGACGAGGGGATGGCATCCAGACCTTCGCGCTTGGCTTCTCCCACAAGATTTTCGACGTCGGCCCGCTTGTCATACTCGGCGATGACCTTGTGAGCCGCACGGCGTAAATCCGTGCAAAAGATGCGGTACTCATAACGATCAGCCTCAAACAGTTCGTATTGCACGCATCGATCTTTGGCAACATTTTTATCTTTGGGGATTCGCATGGCCACGAATCGAACCGGCATCTGCCATCCCATTGGCTGGTAAACACAGCTGTTGAACTCATAGGCGTTGCGCTTGTGCGGGCGGTACCAGCGCCGTGGATCAAATGGCGGTTCGCACCCTTTGTTGGCGATGATGAAATTGTAACCGGCCTTGATGCATTCATGGATGCTTTCCCAGCTTTGAAACTCGGCATCCGCGCGGATCAACACCTGCCTCACACAGCCGGGAAGGTATTGTTTGATTTTGGCGATAAACGAGGCGGTTTGCTCGCCGCTGATGGTTTCGCCCTTGCGAAGTTTGCCCAGCAGGTACTCACGGCTTTGTTCGATGAAGCATAACACCGGGCGGTATCCCTTTTTGCCCCGATTTCTTGGATTGTGGCCTTTTTTCGCCCCCTGCTGGTTGCCGAAAACCGTTTCCACGGTCGTATCGATATCCAGGCAGATGCGGTAGTACGATAGATCGCAAAGCCGCCAGACCCGCTCACGTAAATGGGCCATCACAGCCAGCAGTGAATTGGCTTGGTTGATACCCAGGCTGTTGACATAGCGCCAAAATGTGCTGGCCACCGGAAGCCGCGTCAGGTTGAAAAATCCGCACAGCATCGCATCCAGCCGCAGGTAGGAAAAATGCCAAATTCGGTTGAACCCTATAAACAGTAGCATCAGCAAGCCTGTCATCATCGAATAATGGCCCAGTTTGGGTTCACGGGCCGGCGCTTTATAGGCGAAGTCAAAAATTTCTCGAAAACCAACCAGATCAAAAAATTTGATCAGCGGCAAAACACCGCCAAATGCGCTCAGCTGCTCGCTGCACGTATCATAAGCGGTTGACGCATTGATTTTCTTGGCCTTCGCGCCATTTGGGCTAAATCCTTTAGGGTTGCGGTTTTTGCTGAAATCTGATTTCTTGGATTTTACCATCTGGGTACCTCCCTGCTTTTATGGGTTGGCTTCGTAACCCCCATTGTAGCAAGGGTTCCCAGATGGTTTCTACCCTTTCTCGCTATTCAGGTGCAAAATTCAGGTAAGAACTCAGCAGAAGCCCTCATAGACAACATAGGGGAGAAACGGCTGTCCAAGACTTTCAGACATAAGGGCCTGGATTTCGTTAGTGTTGTCCCCTGAAGGTGAAGAGCATGTTGGTGCCCATAAATCGATGGGCGCGAGGACGTCTGATTCTCTGCGCGACGATAGTGGGACTTATTCTATCCACAGCCCTGTCCTGCGCTGCGAATGAAAAGCCGCTCTATTCCGATGGAGACATGCTGATCATGGAAAGCATCGGCACTCGATTGCCGCCGCTCGATCTGGCCCGGGCGGCTCCATCGCCGGCGGAGGTTTGTGCCTATAGAAAATTCTACGGGCTCGATGTCGTCAGTGACCGCCACTATATCGGCCGGTTCACGTCTAATAAAATGGCGATCGTTGGCCAGGTGTTTCTCCCGTCACGTCCGGTGGGAACTTTTTTTTTGTTGCATGGATATTTCGATCATTCCGCCACCCTGAAAAATCTGATAGCAGCGTGCCTGGAAAATAATTTCGCCGTTGCCCTGTTCGATCTTCCCGGTCACGGCCTGTCTTCCGGAGAGAGGGGCGCCATCGCCGATTTTTCTGAATATGCATCGACTTTGAGGGCTTTTATCGGCACTTATGCCAAGCATCTCCCCAAGCCCTATCATCTGGCCGCGCACAGCACGGGTTGCGCCGCCGCCTATGAATACCTGCATCATGATCCGCCGCTTGTTTTCGATAAAATCGTTTTTCTGGCGCCTCTCGTCCGCCACGCATACTGGCACCTTTCCACCATCGGGTACCACTTGGTCAAGCCGTTTACCGATACGTTACCGCGGGCGCACCGCAGAAATTCATCGAACGAACCCTTTCTCGAATTTACCCGCAACGATCCGTTACAGGTTCACCGGGTGTCGCTCCGGTTTCTCGACGCCCTGCGTGATTGGAACCGAAGGATTCAAGGATACGCCACCATTACTCAGCCGGTTCTGGTGATTCAGGGTACTGATGACGACGTTGTCGATTGGAAATACAATCTCGAATTCCTGAAAACGAAAATTATGGGTTTGGAGATTGAATTGGTCGATGGTGCCAAACATCAGTTGGTGAACGAAAACCAGGCCCTGCGGCAGCGCGTGTTCGACCGTCTCTTCGGATATGTTGCGATACCATGATTCCGTTGAATCAATAAGGAGGGAAGATGAAGGATTATAAAAGAATATTGGCCGCATGCGATCTTTCAGAATACACCGATATCGTGCTGGACGCGGCCGTCGGCTTGGCCGCCAGTACGGGTGCGGAGCTGTTTCTGGTCAATGTCATCAATCAACGGGATCTGGATTCGATGGCGACGGCCCTCGAGAAGATCGCCCAGGATTATGACAATTTCCCGGTTTCCATCGCCCAGTATCGCGTCGATCTGGAAGCGGAGCGGCTCCAATCCCTGCAGGACGTTTTTAAGAAAGCCGCAGGGCCCGGCAGTAAATGCAATTTTGTGATCAAAGTGGGTATCCCATTCCAGCAGATTCTGGAAACCATCGCCGAACATCACATCGATCTGGTTGTCATGGGGACCAAGGGCCGGACCAACCTCAGCGGCGTGCTGCTCGGTTCGACCGCCGAAAAGCTGTTCCGTCGCTGTCCTGTGCCGCTGCTCAGCGTGAGGATCGGTGAACAAAAGGGGCGATGAGGCAGTCTGCATCAGGGGTGAGCAGGATGCATCAGTTTTTTAACTGATAGATGTTACATCAAGCCTGTCCAAAATCTACTACCGTTCAGGGGAGTTGGACAGCATCTTTGAACAAACTGCAACCAGGTTCATTAAAATGAGGTCCTGTGATTATAACCACCCGAAATTATAGCTGGCCCAGGCCACTTTCAGTTTTATTTTGGACAGCAGTGATATCGAATGGTCCTTTGTGACAGCCCCAGGTCGAGGCAACATCCGCAGTCAAGATCTGTCGCTCTTGACAAAGTCACTTTTTGAAAGACATTTATGGCTTAATGTCAGGTTTTGGGTGGGGATCTTTCAGCGATAGAACTGCCGAAACATGTGCAATAGGAGCTGAAGGGGGCAACGCTTTACGGGAGATCGCACATAATGGCCAGCAAATCACTGCATCTCAGCGAGAGCCAGTTCGACCGGATCGTGCACCAGGCGGTGGCCCGAATTCCCCCCATGTTTCGGCGCCACCTGGACAACATCGTGATTTCCGTTCAGCGGCGGCCGGATCCTGAGATGCTCGACGAATTGGGTGTCCCTCCGGGGGAAACGCTTTTCGGTCTCTATTGGGGGGTGCCGTTGACCGAACGATCGCTGATCGAACCACCACTCTATCCCGACACCATCTATATATTTCAGGAACCCCTCGAACAGGTTTGCACCACCCCCGAAGAGCTGCGGGAAGAGATAGCGATCACCGTCGTCCATGAGCTGGCGCATGCCCTGGGGATGAGCGATGCAGAGCTCGATGACCTGGGATTCGGCTAGGGGGTATCGAACTTATATTGTAAGAAAGTTTCGTACATTCAAATCATACATTTCTTAATTGCCTGCTTCTGCAAGAGTTGATACGGTCCAAACGGCTAGGAGAATTTTTTTCATCACCGTTGTAAAATTTTCATTTCTTGACCGCTGATGGTGGCAAGGCACCCGTATCGCTTGGGAAAGCCACAGGAGTGCATATGATTGTTGCCGGTCTCAAACTGACGCTTTTGGGAATGGCAGTGGTGTTTTTCTTTCTGCTGCTTTTGATCGTGTTCGTTCGGATTTCTTACTGGTTTCTCTCTGAAGGAAGCGCCAGGGAACTGGCCGCCGAGGAAGCCGCCGAGTTGAACAAGAGGATGCGCTCCGTTTCGAAAAAGGACGACGGCGCGTTGATTGCCGCCATCGGTGCCGCTGTCGCAGCCCATCGATCCCGCATGCGCTCGGTCGGATAATGTGCAGATAACGTGGGTTTTTGTTTATCACCCTTTCCTGGAAATAGGGAGCGATTATGAAAAAGATTCAGTTTATGGACACTTCTCTGCGCGATGGGTTTCAGTCGGTTTTCGGTGCCCGTGCTTTGACGGATGACTTTATCCCTGCGGTGCAAGCCGGTGCGCAAGCCGGCATCGAACATATGGAAGCGGGCGGCGGTGCTCGTTTTCAGGCACTTTTCATGTACTGCGGCGAATCGGCCTTCGACATGATGGACCGCTTTCGCGAGGCGGCCGGACCGGAGATAAAACTGCAAACCCTGGCGCGGGGCATCAACGTGGTGGCCCTTTCGGCCCAACCCAGGGATATGATCGACCTGCATGCCAGGATGTTCAAAAAGCATGGCATGACGCACATCCGCAATTTCGACGCCTTGAACGACGTGCGCAACCTGATCTACTCGGGCCAATGCATCAAGAACGCCGGTTTGCACCACCAGGTCTCGATTACGATGATGGAGCTTCCGCCGGGCTGCAGCGGAGCCCATGATGTACCGTTTTACATCAAGACCCTTCGCGAGATCCTGGACAGCGGTCTGCCCTACGACTCCATCTGCTTCAAGGATGCTTCCGGGACCAGCAACCCGCGCAAATTTTATGACACGATCAAGGCCGCCCGCGAACTTTTAGGCAAAGATACCATCATTTGGGCCCATACTCATGAAACGGCCGGTGTGGGCGTCGTTCAATACCAAGCGGCCATCGAGGCCGGTTGCGACGGTGTGGATCTGGCCCGCACCCCGCTGTCCGGCGGCACCTGCCAGCCGGACATGCTCTCCCTGTCTCATGCCCTGAAGGGCAGCGATTATACGCTGGACATCGATGTGAAGAAGATCATGGAGGCCAACCGGGTTCTGGAAGAGTGCCTGCAAGACTACTTTTTCCCGCCGGAAGCGCAGAAGGTCTCCTCCGAAGTGATTCTTTCCCCCATGCCGGGCGGCGCCCTGACGGCCAACACCATGATGATGCGCGACACCGGCACCCTGCACCTCTATTCCAAGGTGATCGAGGCCATGTCCGAGTGCGTGGCCCGGGGCGGCTTCGGGACCTCCGTAACGCCGGTTTCCCAGTTCTATTTCCAGCAGGCCTACGCCAATGTCACCCAGGGACCGTGGAAAAAGATGACCGACGGCTACGGTAAGATGGTGCTGGGATACTTCGGACGCACACCGGTGCCGCCGGATCCGGAGATCGTCAAGATCGCCGAAGAGCAGCTCGGCAAACCGGTCTTCAAAGGCGACCCGGTGGATGAGCTGGAGCCGGGCATTCCCAAGGCCAGGGCGATTCTCGAAAAAGAGGGGCTGCCGGTCACCGAGGAGAATATCTTCATCGTCGGGGCACTGCAAACCCCTGGCGGCAACAAAGGCCTCGACTTTCTGAAGGGGCACAAGCCCATCAACGTCCGCAAAGTGAGCGCCAAATCTGAGGAGACGCCGCCGGCCGCGGAGGCACCGCGACCAGCGCCAGTCGAGCAACCCACCGAATACACGGTCACGGTCGACGGCAAGACCTACCAGGTAAAGGTGGAAGCGGCCAGCGGCGCCGTGCAATCGGTAACCCCGGCGCCGGCACCGGCCGCCAAGGCGGCCGATGCGGTGGCCGTCAAGGCCAAGCTGCAGGGAATCGTGTCGGAGATTTTTATCGCCGTGGGTGAGCGGGTGCGTCGGGGCGACACCTTGATCATTCTCGAGGCCATGAAGATGGAAACCCCGGTGGTGGCGCCGTGCGACGGGGCGGTGGCCTCCATCGAGGTGGAAAAGGGGCAGGTGGTCAAGCCCGAGCAGTTGGTCGCAACGATTGCATAGATCCGGACGAGATCCAATGAAGTTCCAGTAGACCCAATGGGGTCATGAGGCTCAGGAGATCTGATGAAAGACAATACAAAGTTCGCCATTGGCTGGCTTCTCCCTGCTGCCGTTCTGGCCTTCGGCGCTCCGGGCGCGGTCTGGGCGGGCGCTGGATCTCAAGGTGAATTGGCGCCCTTCGGGAGCATGATTGCCGAGTTTTTAAAATCCACCGGTTTATGGGGGTACCTCTTCCCGGAAGCGGGTGGATGGACCGCGGGCATCGGCAGTTTGATCATGGTCGCGGTAGGGCTCCTGCTGCTCTATCTGGCCATTGCCAAACGCTTTGAGCCACTGCTGCTGGTGCCCATGGGGTTTGGGTGCATTCTGGCCAACGTTCCCCTGGCCGGGATTTCGGAACCGGGCGGGGTGATCTACTACATTTATGAAATCGGCATCAAAACCGGTGTCTTTCCGCTGCTGGTCTTCATGGGCGTGGGGGCCATGACCGACTTCGGCCCCATGATTGCAAACCCCAAAACCGCTTTGTTGGGAGCGGCGGCGCAGTTCGGCATTTTCAGTACGCTGATCGGAGCGCTCGCGCTTTCGGCGATTGTTCCGGGCATCGATTTCGATTTGTTTGACGCCGCTTCCATCGGCATCATCGGCGGTGCCGACGGACCGACCGCCATCTTTCTGGCCAGCCAGTTGTCGCCCGATCTGTTGGGGGCCATTGCCGTGGCGGCCTATTCCTACATGGCCCTGGTTCCCATCATCCAACCGCCGATCATGAAGGCTTTGACCAACGCCGAGGAGCGTAAAATTCGCATGACCCAGTTGCGCTACGTGGGCAAGGTGGAAAAGATCGTGTTCCCCTTGATCACCCTCGGGTTGTGCATGCTGCTGCTGCCGTCTGCGGTACCGCTCATCGGCTTTTTCATGTTCGGCAATCTCATGCGGGAGTGCGGCGTTGTCGATCGTCTCTCCAAGACCACCCAGAACGCTCTGATCAATATCGTCACCATCTTTCTCGGGATAGGGGTCGGTTCACGGCTCTCGGCGGAGAACTTTCTCAACCTGGAGACCCTGGGAATTTTGCTTTTGGGGGTCATCGCGTTCAGCATCGGGACCGCCTCAGGTGTCCTGATGGCCAAGCTGATGAATCTGTTGCCCGGAACTAAAGTCAACCCCTTGATCGGATCGGCGGGCGTCTCTGCGGTGCCCATGGCCGCCCGGGTGAGCCAGAAGATGGGCATGGCGGAAGATCCCGAAAACATGCTGCTGATGTTTGCCATGGGGCCCAATGTCGCCGGAGTCATTGGATCGGCCGTGGCCGCGGGTGTATTGCTGACCTTGAAAAATCTGCTGGTCTGATCCGGATCTCGAAAGGATGTCGTTCGAACGTTGCAAGCGGCTCATAATTTGATATACTGCCATTCATGCCATCAGCAATTGCGACCCCGCATCATCAAAGTGGAGGAAAAAATGTCGATACGCGTCCTCATGTTCAGGAAAATGCCCCGGTTGTACGGTGGGATGGAAGCCGATCTGTTGCCCCAACTGGGCCCGTTGCTGGCCGAGGCCAGGCAGCTGGCCTTTCGTCAGGCCGGTTACATCTCCGGGGAAACCATGCGAAATGTCGCCGATCCCTATGAGTTTCTGGTCATCAGCACCTGGAAATCGGTCGAGGACTGGGAACGATGGTTCGCCAACAAAGAGCGTGCGGAGATCGAGGGAAAGATCGATGCCGTTCTGGGAGCGCCGACGGAGTACAGGGTCTACTCCTACGATTGATGGGACTGATTGAGATCGATATCCTGGCGTTCTTCCATTTATGTGATGCTCGACGCGTAATGCTTGAACTGGTTCCGGGCCCGAACGACACAAAGGAGCTATTAGGTGGACATGAGTCTATATGCCAAAAATGTAATGGTGACATCGTTTGACCGCATTCATCAGGATGCACCCATCGATGATGCGATCCGTATGATCTTGAATGGGAAAATCAGAAGGACGGGCCATAAGACCGTCAGTCTCATCGTCGTGGATGATTATGGACGAATGGCGGGTGTGATTTCCATGTACGATATTCTTTTCCACCTCAGGCCCGATTTTCTCAATTTGAGCGTGGATGCGGGCACGCTTCAGTGGAAAGGGCAGTTGAAGCTTCTGGTCGATTCCCTCAAACAGAAAAAGGTTGGACAGCTGATGAGCACCAACGTGATGTGCGCAGCGCCCGATGACCATGTCATGGTGATCCTGGACAGGATGATTAAAAATAAATTCCGCCGCCTGCCTGTTCTGGACGGCGACAGACCGGTTGGCGTGATCTACATTTCCGATGTGTATCACAGCATTTTCAACGTAATGCAGTATTTTTAAGAGCTTCTGGGATCTTCCCTGGACCCATCGATAACGAGAGGTTTCCGCATGGCCAAAAAAAAGAAGAGAGATCTCGAAAAAAGCTATCCAACGGCCGAGTTCGTGGCCAAATTGCGCAGGTTCGCCGATGCCCTGGAAAGCGGTCGCCGGTTCCGG
This Desulfatitalea tepidiphila DNA region includes the following protein-coding sequences:
- a CDS encoding alpha/beta hydrolase, whose product is MLVPINRWARGRLILCATIVGLILSTALSCAANEKPLYSDGDMLIMESIGTRLPPLDLARAAPSPAEVCAYRKFYGLDVVSDRHYIGRFTSNKMAIVGQVFLPSRPVGTFFLLHGYFDHSATLKNLIAACLENNFAVALFDLPGHGLSSGERGAIADFSEYASTLRAFIGTYAKHLPKPYHLAAHSTGCAAAYEYLHHDPPLVFDKIVFLAPLVRHAYWHLSTIGYHLVKPFTDTLPRAHRRNSSNEPFLEFTRNDPLQVHRVSLRFLDALRDWNRRIQGYATITQPVLVIQGTDDDVVDWKYNLEFLKTKIMGLEIELVDGAKHQLVNENQALRQRVFDRLFGYVAIP
- a CDS encoding OadG family transporter subunit, whose translation is MIVAGLKLTLLGMAVVFFFLLLLIVFVRISYWFLSEGSARELAAEEAAELNKRMRSVSKKDDGALIAAIGAAVAAHRSRMRSVG
- a CDS encoding universal stress protein, translating into MKDYKRILAACDLSEYTDIVLDAAVGLAASTGAELFLVNVINQRDLDSMATALEKIAQDYDNFPVSIAQYRVDLEAERLQSLQDVFKKAAGPGSKCNFVIKVGIPFQQILETIAEHHIDLVVMGTKGRTNLSGVLLGSTAEKLFRRCPVPLLSVRIGEQKGR
- a CDS encoding IS1380 family transposase encodes the protein MVKSKKSDFSKNRNPKGFSPNGAKAKKINASTAYDTCSEQLSAFGGVLPLIKFFDLVGFREIFDFAYKAPAREPKLGHYSMMTGLLMLLFIGFNRIWHFSYLRLDAMLCGFFNLTRLPVASTFWRYVNSLGINQANSLLAVMAHLRERVWRLCDLSYYRICLDIDTTVETVFGNQQGAKKGHNPRNRGKKGYRPVLCFIEQSREYLLGKLRKGETISGEQTASFIAKIKQYLPGCVRQVLIRADAEFQSWESIHECIKAGYNFIIANKGCEPPFDPRRWYRPHKRNAYEFNSCVYQPMGWQMPVRFVAMRIPKDKNVAKDRCVQYELFEADRYEYRIFCTDLRRAAHKVIAEYDKRADVENLVGEAKREGLDAIPSSRFKNNYAYFQIVMLAYNIWRYLKILAEQSAYPRQAAGGHGFEGIQTNTVRIARLRLLMIAAKVVTASNRDKVRYSIHDSRTPALMSFLKYIDEKRFKPRPWAGGILQAPGG
- a CDS encoding sodium ion-translocating decarboxylase subunit beta, producing the protein MKDNTKFAIGWLLPAAVLAFGAPGAVWAGAGSQGELAPFGSMIAEFLKSTGLWGYLFPEAGGWTAGIGSLIMVAVGLLLLYLAIAKRFEPLLLVPMGFGCILANVPLAGISEPGGVIYYIYEIGIKTGVFPLLVFMGVGAMTDFGPMIANPKTALLGAAAQFGIFSTLIGALALSAIVPGIDFDLFDAASIGIIGGADGPTAIFLASQLSPDLLGAIAVAAYSYMALVPIIQPPIMKALTNAEERKIRMTQLRYVGKVEKIVFPLITLGLCMLLLPSAVPLIGFFMFGNLMRECGVVDRLSKTTQNALINIVTIFLGIGVGSRLSAENFLNLETLGILLLGVIAFSIGTASGVLMAKLMNLLPGTKVNPLIGSAGVSAVPMAARVSQKMGMAEDPENMLLMFAMGPNVAGVIGSAVAAGVLLTLKNLLV
- a CDS encoding CBS domain-containing protein, whose product is MSLYAKNVMVTSFDRIHQDAPIDDAIRMILNGKIRRTGHKTVSLIVVDDYGRMAGVISMYDILFHLRPDFLNLSVDAGTLQWKGQLKLLVDSLKQKKVGQLMSTNVMCAAPDDHVMVILDRMIKNKFRRLPVLDGDRPVGVIYISDVYHSIFNVMQYF
- a CDS encoding metallopeptidase family protein; amino-acid sequence: MASKSLHLSESQFDRIVHQAVARIPPMFRRHLDNIVISVQRRPDPEMLDELGVPPGETLFGLYWGVPLTERSLIEPPLYPDTIYIFQEPLEQVCTTPEELREEIAITVVHELAHALGMSDAELDDLGFG
- a CDS encoding acyl-CoA dehydrogenase, with product MLFRLTDEQLMIQSMVREFSRKVVAPTAAERDRTKEFPADNLKQMAKLGLLGMMVPPEYGGEGADTISYVLALSEIAYSCASTAVVMSVHNSIVCESILRFGTEEQKKKYLTKLTAGKMIGAFGLTEPEAGSDPVSQTTTAIRDGDFYIINGTKRFTTTGKNSHLVIVTAKTDDAQRHRGISAFILEKGLPGFKVGHMEDKMGLRASDTTDLIFDNCRVPAENLLGQEGDGFKLAMTALDSGRIGIAAQSIGVAQAALDAAIRYAKERSQFGQKIVKFQGLRWMIADMATELEAARQLTMSAAAMKDQKTRFTRQASMAKLFASEMVNRVTGKAIQIHGGYGFTKDYDVERYYRDARVFTIYEGTSEIQRVVISNQLLKDTRSP
- a CDS encoding ACT domain-containing protein codes for the protein MIRTEISLFLKNAPGELAKLSALFAEAGINIDAITIQDASSYVQELFKARGKSLNRIASAASYNSMRKDSAEFALIRMLPADGKINAAIDLLSRNDFIFDMLPVIALELSNQPGALAEVTAKFGEAGININYVYGSVSSPEEKCLFIFSPEDIDLAAKIFA
- a CDS encoding antibiotic biosynthesis monooxygenase family protein, producing the protein MSIRVLMFRKMPRLYGGMEADLLPQLGPLLAEARQLAFRQAGYISGETMRNVADPYEFLVISTWKSVEDWERWFANKERAEIEGKIDAVLGAPTEYRVYSYD
- a CDS encoding biotin/lipoyl-containing protein, producing the protein MKKIQFMDTSLRDGFQSVFGARALTDDFIPAVQAGAQAGIEHMEAGGGARFQALFMYCGESAFDMMDRFREAAGPEIKLQTLARGINVVALSAQPRDMIDLHARMFKKHGMTHIRNFDALNDVRNLIYSGQCIKNAGLHHQVSITMMELPPGCSGAHDVPFYIKTLREILDSGLPYDSICFKDASGTSNPRKFYDTIKAARELLGKDTIIWAHTHETAGVGVVQYQAAIEAGCDGVDLARTPLSGGTCQPDMLSLSHALKGSDYTLDIDVKKIMEANRVLEECLQDYFFPPEAQKVSSEVILSPMPGGALTANTMMMRDTGTLHLYSKVIEAMSECVARGGFGTSVTPVSQFYFQQAYANVTQGPWKKMTDGYGKMVLGYFGRTPVPPDPEIVKIAEEQLGKPVFKGDPVDELEPGIPKARAILEKEGLPVTEENIFIVGALQTPGGNKGLDFLKGHKPINVRKVSAKSEETPPAAEAPRPAPVEQPTEYTVTVDGKTYQVKVEAASGAVQSVTPAPAPAAKAADAVAVKAKLQGIVSEIFIAVGERVRRGDTLIILEAMKMETPVVAPCDGAVASIEVEKGQVVKPEQLVATIA